One Aneurinibacillus migulanus genomic region harbors:
- a CDS encoding stage V sporulation protein AA, with protein sequence MADPTHAYVKLKGKIQTHPGETVRIRHVAELVTNSPSETAIQDTVLHTLRPEDGNRYVVDIIQVIEALQQTHPELLVHNIGAEHMIIEVLAPRKKISMLLVLFVWIVLFIGSGLAIMNFHTDVSMPEVHERIYELVTGEKNPHPLIIQIPYSFGVGAGMILFFNHLFRKRFNEEPSPLELEMFLYQQNVDDYVLANEADGAKKK encoded by the coding sequence ATGGCTGACCCAACCCACGCATATGTGAAACTGAAAGGAAAAATTCAAACACACCCGGGTGAGACGGTGCGTATTCGGCATGTAGCCGAATTGGTTACGAACAGTCCTTCTGAAACAGCCATTCAGGATACTGTACTGCATACGCTTCGTCCAGAGGACGGCAATCGCTATGTCGTCGATATCATCCAGGTAATTGAAGCTTTGCAGCAGACGCATCCTGAACTTCTCGTTCACAACATTGGAGCCGAACATATGATTATCGAAGTACTGGCACCCCGGAAGAAAATCAGCATGCTGCTCGTACTGTTCGTCTGGATTGTATTATTTATCGGCTCTGGCCTTGCCATTATGAACTTTCACACGGATGTTAGTATGCCTGAAGTACATGAGCGGATATATGAATTGGTTACAGGAGAGAAAAATCCGCATCCGTTAATCATTCAAATCCCATACTCGTTCGGTGTTGGTGCAGGCATGATTTTATTTTTCAATCACTTGTTCCGTAAACGATTTAATGAAGAACCCAGTCCGCTGGAGCTTGAGATGTTTCTTTATCAGCAAAACGTGGACGACTATGTGCTGGCAAATGAGGCGGATGGAGCGAAAAAGAAATGA
- the sigF gene encoding RNA polymerase sporulation sigma factor SigF — protein sequence METNVRNANHAYLSNKEVKELLAKSQAGDTTARDTLVNSNIRLVWSVVQRFLNRGYEADDLFQIGCIGLLKAIDKFDLSFDVKFSTYAVPMIIGEIQRFLRDDGTVKVSRSLKEIAHKVRRVKDELSKELGRLPTVKEVAEALGITPEEVIYAQEANRAPSSIHETVFENDGDPITLMDQIADKDDDKWFDKIALKEAIGKLSEREQLIVYLRYYKDQTQSEVAERLGISQVQVSRLEKKILKLMKEQIER from the coding sequence ATGGAGACCAATGTAAGGAATGCCAATCATGCTTACCTATCCAATAAGGAAGTAAAGGAATTGCTTGCCAAAAGTCAGGCGGGAGATACGACAGCACGAGATACATTGGTGAACAGCAACATTCGTCTGGTATGGTCGGTTGTACAGCGTTTTTTGAACCGAGGGTATGAGGCGGACGATTTATTTCAAATCGGCTGCATCGGATTGCTCAAAGCAATTGATAAATTTGATTTGAGCTTCGATGTCAAGTTTTCTACCTACGCCGTGCCAATGATTATTGGAGAAATCCAACGCTTTCTGCGCGATGATGGAACGGTAAAAGTGAGCCGTTCGCTCAAAGAAATCGCCCATAAAGTACGGAGGGTAAAGGATGAACTCTCCAAGGAATTGGGACGGTTGCCAACGGTAAAAGAGGTGGCGGAAGCGCTCGGAATTACTCCGGAAGAAGTCATCTACGCCCAGGAGGCGAACCGCGCCCCATCATCCATTCATGAGACTGTCTTTGAGAATGATGGAGATCCGATTACCTTGATGGATCAGATTGCGGATAAGGACGATGATAAATGGTTCGACAAAATTGCGCTAAAAGAGGCGATCGGCAAGCTGTCTGAGCGCGAGCAACTTATCGTATATTTGCGATACTACAAAGACCAGACTCAATCTGAAGTCGCCGAGCGCCTCGGCATCTCGCAGGTCCAGGTATCGCGGCTCGAAAAGAAAATCCTGAAGCTAATGAAAGAGCAGATCGAGAGGTAA
- the spoIIAB gene encoding anti-sigma F factor: MRLEFAARSENEGFARIAVASFLSRLDITLEEVEEIKTVVSEAVTNAIIHGYEGDETGTVVIETMYTAASIEIAVEDHGIGIADLEEARQPLFTTKPELERSGMGFTIMENFMDTMEVETEIGRGTRIRLVKKLTKNEALCN; encoded by the coding sequence ATGCGCTTGGAATTTGCCGCCCGCAGTGAAAATGAAGGTTTTGCTCGTATTGCGGTCGCTTCTTTTCTATCCCGTCTCGATATAACGCTCGAAGAGGTGGAGGAGATTAAGACGGTTGTCTCGGAAGCGGTTACCAACGCGATTATTCATGGGTATGAAGGGGATGAGACCGGCACGGTCGTCATCGAAACGATGTATACTGCCGCCAGTATTGAGATTGCTGTAGAGGATCACGGCATCGGTATCGCTGACCTTGAGGAAGCGAGACAACCACTCTTTACGACAAAACCGGAATTAGAGCGTTCCGGTATGGGCTTTACGATTATGGAGAACTTTATGGACACAATGGAAGTAGAAACGGAAATCGGTCGGGGAACAAGAATCCGGCTCGTCAAAAAGCTGACTAAGAATGAAGCGTTATGTAATTAG
- the spoIIAA gene encoding anti-sigma F factor antagonist produces MSLRVDIETVNGVLIVRLEGELDHHTADMLRTEMEKHLVEEQVQHILLSMANLHFMDSSGLGVILGRYKQIAARGGDMVVCSINPVIYRLFELSGMFKILKIKESEQEALLVLGVA; encoded by the coding sequence GTGAGTTTACGAGTAGATATCGAAACGGTGAACGGTGTATTGATTGTAAGGCTGGAAGGCGAACTGGACCATCACACGGCAGACATGTTGCGTACTGAAATGGAAAAGCATTTGGTAGAGGAACAGGTGCAGCACATTTTATTGAGCATGGCGAATCTGCATTTTATGGATAGTTCCGGCTTGGGAGTGATTCTAGGCAGGTATAAGCAGATTGCGGCACGTGGCGGTGATATGGTCGTCTGCTCCATAAATCCTGTCATCTATCGCTTGTTCGAGTTATCCGGAATGTTCAAGATTCTGAAAATCAAGGAGTCCGAACAGGAAGCACTCCTTGTATTGGGGGTGGCGTAA